In Bacteroidales bacterium, the DNA window GTTTATATATTAACTTACAGTAATATTTTGCTGTATAGAAAAATTCATTTAATCGGAGTATATAAATTATTACGTCCTTACTTTAATACTAAAGTCCCATATTCTTTTTGGAGTCAGTTATACTCGGCTTTAAAAAAGAATATTCGTCCTTCAAAATAACATGAAAACTCCTTTAACCTATTACGGAGGCAAGCAGAAACTTGCCGAACGTATCATTTCTATGATTCCTAAGCATCGCATCTACTGTGAGCCGTTTTTTGGCGGTGGGGCGGTGTTTTTCGCCAAATCTCCGGCAAAGGTTGAAGTAATTAATGATTCCAACGGTGAGTTAATTAATTTCTACAAGGTTCTTAAAACGGATTACAAAAAACTGGCAAAATTAATTAAAGGCACATTGCACAGCAGGGAAGAACATGAGACAGCCGAAGTAGTAATGAAATATCCAAAATTATTTAATGAAGTTAGGCGAGCATCGGCTATTTGGACATTAGCAAATCAAAGTTTCGCTTCAATGCTTGGTGGTACTTGGAGATGCGACTTACAGAAGAATTCAACTGCAAGCCGTTTAAATAACAAAAGAAATAATTTTACAAAAGATTATGCAAAACGCTTGGAGCAAACACAAATTGAAAATCGTGATGCTTTAAAAGTAATTAAATTATGGGACAGCAAAGACACATTCTTTTATTGTGATCCGCCGTATTACAATGCTGACATGGGGCATTACAAAGGCTATACAGAACAGGATTTCGAGAATTTATTAAAAACACTTTCCAAAATAAAAGGGAAGTTTATTCTTAGCTCCTATCCTTCTGAACTTATTGAAAAATATAGCAAGAAATTCAAATGGTGTACTACAAAAATTGAGGGGATTTCTGTATCTGTGGCATTAGGTAAGCGGAAAACAAAAACTGAGGTGCTAACTAGTAATTTTATTACAAAAACACACAAATAAAAAATACTTTGATGCTTTTATCTTTATGTGTTATTACAACACTGATTATCAGCTTTTAAAAAGAATGCGTATAAGAACGCATACAAGAAAATGCAAAGAAATGTAAAAATAACAATAAAAAAACTTGTATATTTGCAAATTACTTTGTATATTTGCATTTAAATTTGAAATAACTATGGGATTAATTTTTGTTAAGGCTAATGAATTAGACAAAAATGTAAAATGCTCTATTCATAAAACGGGCAAGTTAGGTTTTAATGATAATGCAATAAAGAAGCTTAGTATTGACAACACAAAAAGCATTAAGATTGCATACGAAGATAATGACAGCGAACTTAAAAACCTTTATATAGAAGTTGTTAATGGGGTTATAGAAGAAGCCTTTAAAATTATTAAAGCAGGGGAATATTATTATATTAATACAAAGCCTTTTTTTGACAAGAAGGGTATTGATTATTCGGAAGGAAATATAAAATATGAAATTACAGATTATGAACATGAAGGAATAAAAATGTTTAAGTTAACAAAAAAGGTTAATAAAAAGAGACGAACCAAACAAGACATACAGGAGCAATAACGAAAGTGCTTTTAAAAATAAATGACAATATGGCGCACTTTATTGCAACTGAATGAAATGGCACGATATTTAACAAAATAATAAAAATTAAAAAAAGAAAGCCTATGGATTAAAGATATACTCAAAAAAAATCGGATGCTAAGTTGGAGCCGAGCATCCGAGACAATAGACCGAGAATTTGCATTTCTTTTATTGAGGGTTATACCCTTTAATATTAGGTCTTTTGTGCAAGCAAATATATGCATTTTTTTTAACTCCCAAAGAAAAACACATTTTTATTGAAACATTAAAAAAATAACTGAATATGACACATAAAACTACTTGTTACCCTTTAGGTAATGCTGACAGTACTTTGATAGAACTGTCAAATGGAAAGAAGATTCTTTTTGATTATGCAAATATGAAAAGTAAGGATGATGAAAATGATAAAAGAATAGATTTACCCACGGAATTAAATAAAGCTGTAAAAGATGATTTTGATGTAGTTGCATTTTCACATGCTGATGAAGACCATGTAAAAGGGTTTTCTGAATATTTTTATTTGGAACATGATAAAAAATATCAAAGCACTGAAAGAAAAAAAATTAACGATCTATGGGTATCTGCTGCTGTTTTGTTACAAAAAGATTCGGAAATTAATCATGAAGATGGCAGAATTATGAAGAAAGAAGCAAGGTACAGACTAAAAAACAAAAAGAATATTAAAGTTTTTTCAAAGCCAGATAAATTAAAAGATTGGCTAAAGGGTGAAGGGATCGAATTTGATGAAGTTGCACATCTGCTTGTAAATGCTGGTGCAATTGTACCAGATTGGAGTTTAGATACAGATGGAGTTGAATTTTTTGTGCATTCCCCCTTTTCGGAACATATCGATGATAAAGATATTGATAGAAATGAAGCATGCATTATTCTTCAAGCAACATTTAATAATGCAAAAAACAGTAAAATTATTTTTGGTGCTGATGCCGAATCTTCATTGTTAAATGATATCGTTGATATTACGAAATACTATAAAAGAGAAGAACGCTTGGAGTGGGACATTTTCCACATTTCACATCATTGTAGCTATAAAGCTTTAAATACTGATGACCGGGGAAAATCAAAAACAAAACCGACAGACCAAGTTAAATGGTTGTTTGAGGAAAAAGGAAAAGATGGAGGAATACTTATTTCTCCAAGTTGGGAAATACCTGAGAAAGACGAAGAAGTACAACCGCCACATAAAGAAGCAGCTATGTATTACAAAGACATAGAAGCATTGAAAAAAGGAGAGTTTAAAGTAACAATGGAATTCCCAAATAAAGAAAATCCGGAGCCAATAATTATAACTATTGGTGATGATGGCGTAAAAATTCAAAAGAAAGTGATAAGTGCAGGATTTGCTTCAAATAAACCTTCACCTAGAGCAGGATAAATTATGGAAGAATATTTTGAGATATCTGGCAAAACTGTTGATTCCTCTTTTTTAACAGATTCAAGAGCAATTGATGTTCTTGAATCTGTTATAACACATGATTTTTGTCAATTTGAAAAATGTATAATTAAGGAAAATGGAAATGAATTAATAATATTTACTGTTGATTCTGAAATTGGGCAATATCCTATATATGATATCAGGAAAAAAGAAAAGATTGCGGTTGAGTTTAATATAAAAGAAAATACTGTACCTAAAGTATTTGCATTAAGAAAAACTTTTCCCCAAGTACCACATCTTAACCTCGAATATGAAGAGTTTCCAAGATCATTATGTTTATATGATTTACCGTATGAAGAATTAAAAGTTAACTGGACTGGTTTTAGATTTATTGAAAGAATCCGTGAATGGTTAAAATTGACAGCACTGGGTATTTTGCATCAAAAAGATCAGCCATTAGAACCTTTATTACTATATTATGATGGGACATTTATATTTCCCAATGATATTAAAAAAGGAGAATCATTAAATATTTACGCTTTAAGCAAAGAACGAACAGGAAGAGTTAATTTGCTAGCAACTAGAATAAATTATCCTCTTTTTGAGAAAAAAAATGCAGTTTTAGAAATAATTACTGGGGAGCCACAACTACATGGAATAATAAGACATGCAACACAAAACATTTTTCAGTTAGCAGAGTTTTTAAATTTAGCAAATATAAATTTTAGGGATTATTTATTAAAAAAAATAAAAGAATATAAATCTTCAAAAATTGATTTAAAACAACATATAATTTTTCTTATTTATTTACCAAAAAAAAGAGACAAAGCAGACATTAATTATATCTATGATACGTATGCGTTTATAACTAATGATTCTATTGAAGAAATTGGAATAAAAATAGGAATATGGGAGAGGTCAGAAAAATATGTTGTAGAAATCTTAAATAGGACTGATATTTCAGATGAGAATTATAAAAATATTATGATAGGAACTCTAAGACCAGCTTTTACTTTTAATAAAGCACTTGCGAGAAGATTAAATAACTTAACTGATTCAAATGATCCAAACATTTTAGCAATAGGTTCTGGAGCCATAGGTTCACAAGTTTTTATGAATTGTATTAGGGCAGGATTTGGTAAATGGACACTTATTGATGATGATATTTTATTTCCACATAATCTTTCAAGGCATGATTTAGATTCAACAGATGTGGGTTTTCCAAAGGTAGTGAGTTTAGCAACAAAAGCGAATAATATATTAAATGATTCTGTTGCTAAACCAGTATTCACAAATATTCTTAAGGATTTTAATATTGAAGATATTGCTAAAGAATTAAATGACGTAGACTTAATATTAGATATGTCTGCATCTTCATCAGTAACAAAAGAAATTGGAAAATTTGCGACAGAAAAAAGCAGAATAGTTTCGATATTTTTAAATCCCCAAGGTACAGACTTAATAATATTGGCAGAAGATAGTCAAAGAAAAATTAAAATAGATGCTTTAGAAGTACAATATTATAGGGCTCTTTTATATCGCGATGATTTGCAAAACCACTTGCAACGAACTGAAGAAAATATCAGATATTCCACTTCATGTAGGGATATTAGTAGCAAAGTGACACAAGATGATATTGCGACATTTTCTGCAATTGCTTCAAAATTTATAAAAACCCTGAATCAAAATACTGACGCAACAATATCCATTTGGATTTCTAATAATGCAGACCTTACTATAAAAAGGATGAATGTTGAACCATATGCAATCATTGAAATTAATATGGGGAACTGGACATTAGTATTTGATGAATGGATAATTAATAAAATTATTGAAGCAAGAAAATCGAAATTACCTAATGAAACAGGTGGAATATTAATTGGAAATTATGATATAAGCCAAAAAAGAATGTATGTTGTTGATACTATATTAGCACCCGAAGATAGTGAAGAATATCCGACAGCATATATCCGTGGAATTAAAAATGTAAAAAATTATCTTGATGATATTGATAAAAAAACATTAGGACTTTTACAATATGTGGGGGAATGGCATTCACACCCCGACGGATGTAGTGTAATGCGAAGCAAAGACGATGACATATTATTTACATGGCTACAGATTAATATGAGAAAAGAAGGATTACCAGCATTAATGCTAATTGCAGGTGATAATAATAAATATGAATTTTACTTAAATACATAAAAAATGAAGGAATTAATTGATAAATTATCGACGTATAACATTTTCA includes these proteins:
- a CDS encoding ThiF family adenylyltransferase, translated to MEEYFEISGKTVDSSFLTDSRAIDVLESVITHDFCQFEKCIIKENGNELIIFTVDSEIGQYPIYDIRKKEKIAVEFNIKENTVPKVFALRKTFPQVPHLNLEYEEFPRSLCLYDLPYEELKVNWTGFRFIERIREWLKLTALGILHQKDQPLEPLLLYYDGTFIFPNDIKKGESLNIYALSKERTGRVNLLATRINYPLFEKKNAVLEIITGEPQLHGIIRHATQNIFQLAEFLNLANINFRDYLLKKIKEYKSSKIDLKQHIIFLIYLPKKRDKADINYIYDTYAFITNDSIEEIGIKIGIWERSEKYVVEILNRTDISDENYKNIMIGTLRPAFTFNKALARRLNNLTDSNDPNILAIGSGAIGSQVFMNCIRAGFGKWTLIDDDILFPHNLSRHDLDSTDVGFPKVVSLATKANNILNDSVAKPVFTNILKDFNIEDIAKELNDVDLILDMSASSSVTKEIGKFATEKSRIVSIFLNPQGTDLIILAEDSQRKIKIDALEVQYYRALLYRDDLQNHLQRTEENIRYSTSCRDISSKVTQDDIATFSAIASKFIKTLNQNTDATISIWISNNADLTIKRMNVEPYAIIEINMGNWTLVFDEWIINKIIEARKSKLPNETGGILIGNYDISQKRMYVVDTILAPEDSEEYPTAYIRGIKNVKNYLDDIDKKTLGLLQYVGEWHSHPDGCSVMRSKDDDILFTWLQINMRKEGLPALMLIAGDNNKYEFYLNT
- a CDS encoding DNA adenine methylase; its protein translation is MKTPLTYYGGKQKLAERIISMIPKHRIYCEPFFGGGAVFFAKSPAKVEVINDSNGELINFYKVLKTDYKKLAKLIKGTLHSREEHETAEVVMKYPKLFNEVRRASAIWTLANQSFASMLGGTWRCDLQKNSTASRLNNKRNNFTKDYAKRLEQTQIENRDALKVIKLWDSKDTFFYCDPPYYNADMGHYKGYTEQDFENLLKTLSKIKGKFILSSYPSELIEKYSKKFKWCTTKIEGISVSVALGKRKTKTEVLTSNFITKTHK